From a single Bacillus pseudomycoides DSM 12442 genomic region:
- the hemL gene encoding glutamate-1-semialdehyde 2,1-aminomutase, with translation MKKFDKSIEAFETAQDLMPGGVNSPVRAFKSVGMNPLFMERGKGSKVYDIDGNEYIDYVLSWGPLIHGHANERVVESLKAVAEKGTSFGAPTEIENKLAQLVIERVPSIEIVRMVNSGTEATMSALRLARGYTGRNKILKFIGCYHGHGDSLLIKAGSGVATLGLPDSPGVPEGVAKNTITVAYNDLESVKYAFEQFGDDIACVIVEPVAGNMGVVPPQQGFLEGLREVTKQNGALLIFDEVMTGFRVAYNCGQGYYGVTPDLTCLGKVIGGGLPVGAYGGKAEIMRQVAPSGPIYQAGTLSGNPLAMTAGYETLVQLTPECYQEFERKAEMLENGLRKAAEKHGIPHHINRAGSMIGIFFTNEPVINYDAAKTSNLEFFAAYYREMVEQGVFLPPSQFEGLFLSTAHSDADIEATIAAAEIAMSKLKA, from the coding sequence ATGAAAAAGTTTGATAAATCGATTGAAGCGTTTGAAACAGCGCAAGATTTAATGCCTGGCGGCGTAAATAGCCCAGTTCGTGCATTTAAGTCCGTTGGTATGAATCCGCTTTTTATGGAGCGCGGAAAAGGCTCTAAAGTGTATGATATTGACGGGAACGAATATATCGACTACGTATTATCATGGGGACCGCTTATTCACGGACATGCAAATGAACGTGTTGTGGAATCATTAAAAGCTGTTGCTGAAAAAGGAACGAGCTTTGGTGCGCCAACAGAGATTGAAAATAAATTAGCGCAGCTTGTAATTGAGCGTGTGCCATCGATTGAAATTGTACGTATGGTAAATTCAGGAACAGAAGCGACGATGAGTGCCCTTCGTCTAGCACGTGGTTATACAGGTCGTAATAAAATTTTGAAATTTATTGGTTGTTACCATGGTCATGGTGATTCGCTATTAATTAAAGCAGGTTCAGGTGTTGCGACGCTTGGTTTACCAGATAGCCCAGGTGTACCTGAAGGTGTAGCGAAAAATACGATTACAGTAGCGTATAACGATTTGGAGAGTGTAAAATATGCGTTCGAGCAATTCGGTGACGATATTGCTTGTGTTATCGTAGAGCCAGTGGCAGGGAATATGGGAGTAGTTCCACCACAACAAGGATTTTTAGAAGGACTTCGTGAAGTGACAAAGCAAAATGGTGCATTGCTTATTTTTGATGAAGTGATGACAGGATTCCGCGTTGCTTACAACTGTGGACAAGGTTATTACGGTGTAACACCTGATTTAACTTGTTTAGGAAAAGTAATCGGTGGCGGCCTACCAGTAGGAGCATACGGTGGTAAAGCGGAAATTATGCGCCAAGTTGCACCGAGCGGACCGATTTACCAAGCAGGTACATTATCTGGTAATCCTTTAGCAATGACTGCAGGTTATGAAACATTAGTACAATTAACGCCAGAGTGTTATCAAGAGTTTGAGCGTAAAGCTGAAATGTTAGAAAATGGCCTGCGTAAAGCGGCTGAAAAACACGGTATTCCGCATCATATAAACCGCGCAGGTTCAATGATAGGTATATTCTTCACGAATGAACCAGTTATTAACTACGATGCAGCAAAAACGTCTAACTTAGAGTTCTTCGCAGCTTACTATCGTGAAATGGTAGAGCAAGGTGTATTCTTACCACCTTCTCAATTTGAAGGATTATTCTTATCAACAGCACATAGTGATGCAGATATTGAAGCGACAATTGCAGCGGCAGAAATTGCGATGTCGAAATTAAAAGCGTAA